A single window of Populus nigra chromosome 17, ddPopNigr1.1, whole genome shotgun sequence DNA harbors:
- the LOC133676424 gene encoding transcription factor bHLH91-like: MYVETACFEPNNSMVEDVTDDGFCHAIPLMAGNSTTNSFEEHLKLSMEEFSNHYPQEESAAASMEEIQLQHHMAFSNNNTNHHLMQQYPTQLLSYDHSSNWDPNIIQFQEMHQVLDQNSSFDATANTQSSLPPDLLNLFNLPRCTSTSTLLPNSSISFTNPAHKAPLGFMGVDNTSARFDPYTLAPQPHLFRELVQSLPPHGYTLPTPLFGGGQGDDHVDGQSGGGLSYQDGDHGDGVFEFTDEMACIGKGIKKTGKVTKHFATERQRREHLNGKYTALRNLVPNPSKNDRASVVGEAIDYIKELLRTVQELKLLVEKKRCGRERSKWRKTEEDGGVEVLDNSDIKVEPDQSAYSNGSLRSSWLQRKSKDTEVDVRLIEDEVTIKLVQRKRVNCLLYVSKVLDELQLDLHHAAGGLIGDYYSFLFNTKINEGSCVYASAIANRLIEVVDRQYTSSTTTVPAAGSCY; encoded by the exons ATGTATGTAGAGACAGCTTGCTTTGAACCCAACAACTCCATGGTAGAAGATGTTACTGATGATGGGTTTTGCCATGCTATACCACTCATGGCAGGTAACAGTACCACAAATAGCTTTGAAGAGCATCTCAAACTGTCCATGGAAGAGTTTTCCAATCATTACCCCCAAGAAGAATCTGCTGCTGCCTCCATGGAAGAAATCCAACTTCAACATCACATGGCTTTCAGCAATAACAATACCAACCACCATTTAATGCAACAGTACCCTACTCAACTCCTATCATATGACCACTCCTCCAATTGGGATCCCAATATCATTCAATTCCAAGAGATGCACCAAGTACTTGATCAAAATAGCAGCTTTGATGCTACTGCTAATACACAATCCTCCTTGCCACCTGATCTTCTTAATCTTTTCAACTTGCCCAGATGCACATCAACATCTACTTTGCTTCCTAATTCATCAATTTCCTTTACAAACCCTGCCCATAAGGCTCCTTTGGGCTTCATGGGGGTGGACAACACATCTGCGCGTTTCGACCCATACACACTTGCTCCACAGCCTCATTTGTTTAGGGAATTGGTTCAGTCTTTACCCCCGCATGGTTATACTTTGCCCACGCCCTTGTTTGGTGGAGGCCAAGGGGATGATCATGTGGATGGACAAAGTGGTGGAGGCCTTAGTTACCAAGATGGGGATCATGGAGATGGGGTTTTTGAGTTTACTGATGAAATGGCTTGCATTGGTAAGGGAATTAAGAAGACTGGCAAAGTTACTAAGCATTTCGCTACGGAACGCCAAAGGAGAGAACACTTGAATGGAAAGTACACTGCCTTGAGGAACTTGGTTCCAAATCCTTCCAAG AACGATAGGGCATCTGTGGTGGGAGAAGCAATTGATTATATCAAAGAACTTCTTCGGACGGTTCAGGAGCTAAAATTACTAGTGGAGAAGAAGAGATGCGGTCGAGAGAGAAGCAAATGGCGCAAGACTGAAGAAGATGGTGGGGTAGAAGTTCTTGATAATTCTGACATCAAGGTTGAACCAGATCAATCAGCATACAGTAACGGATCATTAAGAAGTTCTTGGCTTCAGAGGAAGTCCAAGGACACTGAGGTAGATGTCCGCCTAATCGAAGACGAAGTTACAATCAAACTGGTTCAGAGAAAGAGAGTTAATTGCTTGTTATATGTCTCCAAAGTCCTTGATGAGCTTCAGCTTGATCTCCACCATGCTGCTGGTGGCCTTATCGGTGATTACTACAGCTTTCTGTTCAACACCAAG ATAAATGAAGGATCATGTGTTTATGCTAGTGCCATAGCCAACAGACTGATTGAGGTTGTGGACAGGCAGTATACATCCAGTACTACTACTGTACCAGCTGCAGGCAGTTGTTATTAG
- the LOC133676762 gene encoding uncharacterized protein LOC133676762 produces the protein MATIRMIDIAVNFTDGMFRGIYNGKQYHVADIANVLSRAWNAGVDRIIVTGGSLEESKEALAISETDGRLFCTVGVHPTRCKEFEESGDPEKHFQALLSLAKEGMQKGKVVAIGECGLDYDRLHFCPPDIQKKYFEKQFELAHATKLPMFLHMRAAAADFCEIVERNKERFSGGVTHSFTGSAEDCRKLLSFNNMYIGVNGCSLKTPENLDVVSGIPVEKMMIETDSPYCEIKNSHAGIKFVKSTWPSKKKEKHEQDCIVKGRNEPCLVRQVLEVVAGCKGITEIEQMSRTIYHNTCRVFFPQDLDSAADALLSGHLDYQ, from the exons ATGGCAACCATACGAATGATAG ATATAGCTGTGAACTTCACAG ATGGAATGTTCAGAGGAATCTACAATGGGAAGCAGTACCATGTAGCTGATATAGCCAATGTGTTGAGCAGGGCTTGGAACGCTGGTGTAGATCGAATCATT GTGACTGGTGGGTCCCTTGAGGAGTCGAAGGAAGCTCTTGCCATTTCCGAGACTGATG GAAGGCTTTTTTGTACGGTTGGAGTCCACCCAACAAGGTGTAAG GAGTTTGAAGAGAGTGGGGATCCAGAAAAGCATTTTCAGGCTCTCTTGTCATTGGCCAAAGAGGGAATGCAAAAAGGAAAG GTGGTGGCTATTGGTGAGTGTGGACTGGATTATGACAGGCTTCACTTTTGCCCACCAGATATTCAAAAGAA GTACTTTGAGAAGCAGTTTGAATTAGCACATGCCACAAAGCTACCAATGTTTCTACATATGCGTGCGGCTGCGGCAGATTTCTGTGAAATTGTAGAACGTAACAAAGAAAG ATTCAGTGGCGGGGTCACTCATTCATTTACTGGTAGTGCAGAAGATTGCAGAAAACTTCTTTCATTTAATAATATGTATATAG GTGTAAATGGTTGCTCTCTGAAAACTCCTGAGAATCTTGATGTTGTGAGCGGTATCCCTGTTGAGAAAATGATGATTGAAACGGATTCTCCATATTGTGAAATCAAGAATAGTCATGCTGGGATTAAGTTTGTAAAATCTACTTGGCCTTctaagaagaaagagaagcatGAGCAGGATTGCATTGTCAAAGGTCGTAATGAGCCTTGTTTAGTTCG GCAAGTTCTTGAGGTTGTGGCTGGATGCAAAGGCATCACTGAAATAGAACAAATGAGCAGGACCATTTACCACAACACCTGCAG GGTTTTCTTTCCCCAAGATTTGGATTCTGCTGCAGATGCTCTTCTTTCAGGTCATCTTGATTATCAATGA
- the LOC133677035 gene encoding syntaxin-121-like, translated as MNDLFSSSFSRFSSEEAPPAHHVIQMSEAPSTGGVNLDKFFEDVESIKDELKELEKLNGNLQSAHEQSKTLHNSRAVKDLRSKMDADVALALKRAKLIKVRLEALDRSNAVNRTLPGCGAGSSSDRTRTSVVNGLRKKLKDLMDGFNGLRQKISTEYKETVQRRYFTVTGENPDEKTIDLLISTGESETFLQKAIQQQGRGRILDTINEIQERHDAVKDLENNLKELHQVFLDMAVLVEHQGEQLDDIESNMQRANSFVRGGTQQLQTARKLQKNTRKWTCYAIIILLIIILVVLLIVRPWK; from the exons ATGAATGATCTCTTCTCCAGCTCCTTCTCTCGCTTTAGCAGCGAAGAAGCCCCCCCAGCTCACCATGTAATTCAGATGTCTGAAGCGCCATCCACTGGAGGGGTTAACCTTGACAAGTTCTTTGAAGATGTAGAGTCCATCAAAGACGAGCTGAAAGAGCTAGAGAAGCTTAATGGGAATCTTCAGTCTGCACATGAGCAAAGTAAGACTCTGCACAACTCTAGGGCTGTCAAGGACTTGAGGTCCAAGATGGATGCCGATGTTGCTCTAGCATTGAAGAGGGCAAAGCTGATCAAGGTCCGGTTAGAGGCCTTGGACCGGTCTAACGCAGTGAACCGGACTCTTCCTGGGTGTGGAGCGGGGTCTTCTTCGGATAGGACTAGGACTTCGGTGGTGAATGGGTTGAGGAAGAAGTTGAAGGATTTGATGGATGGTTTTAACGGGTTGAGGCAGAAGATATCGACTGAGTATAAAGAGACTGTGCAGAGGAGGTATTTTACAGTGACCGGGGAAAATCCTGATGAAAAGACTATTGATCTCTTGATCTCTACAG GTGAGAGCGAGACATTTCTCCAGAAAGCAATTCAACAACAAGGGAGAGGCAGGATTTTGGACACTATTAATGAAATTCAGGAAAGACATGATGCTGTGAAAGATTTGGAAAATAATCTAAAGGAGCTTCACCAAGTGTTCTTGGACATGGCAGTATTGGTTGAGCATCAAGGTGAACAATTGGATGACATTGAGAGCAACATGCAAAGAGCTAATTCTTTCGTGCGAGGCGGCACCCAGCAGCTGCAGACTGCCAGGAAACTACAGAAAAATACAAGGAAATGGACTTGTTATGCCATTATTATATTGCTGATCATCATACTTGTCGTGCTGCTCATTGTGCGGCCTTGGAAGTAG